A portion of the Actinomycetota bacterium genome contains these proteins:
- a CDS encoding DUF948 domain-containing protein: protein MGNVAALVCAVSFAVLMLALVIVVLKLARTMAITNGILDDIRKEALPLMGRIQTTMDHINNEMGYVDGVLKSVEKVAARANHMTQTAQSLITSPLVRVVSLGLGVQKALGIAPAGKDRGEPAGGSERE from the coding sequence GCGGTTTCATTCGCGGTATTGATGCTGGCCCTGGTCATCGTGGTGTTGAAGCTCGCGAGGACCATGGCCATCACCAACGGGATCCTCGACGATATCCGCAAGGAAGCCCTGCCGCTCATGGGCAGGATCCAGACCACTATGGACCATATTAATAACGAGATGGGCTACGTGGATGGAGTGCTCAAGTCGGTGGAAAAGGTCGCCGCGCGGGCAAACCATATGACCCAGACCGCGCAGTCCCTGATAACTTCTCCTCTGGTGAGGGTGGTAAGCCTGGGGTTGGGAGTGCAGAAGGCCTTGGGCATTGCGCCGGCAGGTAAGGACAGAGGCGAGCCCGCGGGAGGTAGCGAGCGCGAATAG